Proteins co-encoded in one Bacillus sp. FSL H8-0547 genomic window:
- a CDS encoding response regulator transcription factor yields MKVLVIEDNQSVSEMLEMFFSKEGIKGAFIKDGLEGYKAYKQEDWDVLIIDWMLPGMDGVSLCRKIREEGGTVPIIMLTAKDSESDQVLGLEMGADDYVTKPFSPLALMARIKAVSRRHAAARTPKEDTDCLETAYFNINKQTREVLLDNGKIENLTPKEFELLCYFAEHPRQVFTREQLLERVWGYQFYGDERTVDVHIKRLRAKLGTKARPFFHTVWGVGYKFDEAVGSE; encoded by the coding sequence ATGAAGGTTCTAGTAATAGAAGATAATCAGAGCGTCAGCGAGATGCTTGAGATGTTTTTTTCAAAAGAAGGCATTAAGGGTGCTTTTATAAAAGATGGCCTTGAAGGCTACAAAGCGTATAAGCAGGAAGACTGGGACGTGCTGATCATCGACTGGATGCTGCCGGGGATGGACGGGGTTTCTCTCTGCCGAAAGATCAGGGAGGAAGGGGGAACAGTTCCAATTATTATGCTGACGGCGAAAGACAGTGAATCAGATCAGGTTCTCGGCCTTGAAATGGGGGCAGACGATTATGTAACGAAGCCGTTCAGTCCGCTTGCACTGATGGCACGGATTAAAGCTGTATCAAGGAGACACGCAGCCGCGAGGACGCCTAAAGAAGATACAGATTGCTTAGAAACAGCTTACTTTAACATTAATAAGCAGACACGAGAGGTTCTTCTTGATAACGGAAAAATTGAAAACCTTACCCCAAAAGAATTTGAACTTCTCTGCTATTTTGCAGAGCATCCGCGCCAGGTTTTCACGCGCGAGCAGCTGCTTGAACGGGTATGGGGCTACCAGTTCTACGGAGATGAACGGACTGTTGATGTCCATATTAAGCGGCTCCGCGCAAAGCTCGGCACGAAGGCGCGTCCTTTTTTCCATACGGTCTGGGGAGTCGGCTATAAGTTTGATGAAGCGGTCGGGTCCGAATGA
- a CDS encoding HAMP domain-containing sensor histidine kinase produces the protein MRIKYLYQLFLSHISILIIAFMILSLVVAQYAESFVYENKVEELEQFGNRILADVKNNRGERALREYEHVLSARGIRFSLFDDKGMIFYPYSGNAPRFQPTDEEWENLKSGERIVVKHEIKRFDQEVSLVALPYIENGSLSGGILLVSPIKGSRATISEINRYLLYTILISLSVSLLLSWILSSLHVKRIQRIRNASSMIAEGKYDISVPTSTIDEIGELANDFNIMAGQLKKSNEEIESLENRRRKFMADVSHELRTPLTTISGVIEGLKNNMIQEEEKERGLQLVSQETKRLIRLVNENLDYEKIRSNQVKLFKEKIKLIEVFEIIKEHLELQAEDKNVRLDIAADEDTEIYADYDRLIQILINITKNSIQFTESGTVCLIGKKGYKETIIVIEDTGIGMDPEEVESIWQRFYKADMSRTGHQFGEFGLGLSIVKQLVLMHNGEIQISSEKNQGTTFILKFPEK, from the coding sequence ATGAGAATTAAATATCTCTACCAGCTGTTCCTAAGCCACATCAGCATTCTGATCATCGCATTTATGATATTAAGCCTGGTTGTTGCACAATATGCGGAGTCCTTTGTTTATGAAAATAAGGTGGAGGAGCTTGAGCAGTTCGGGAACAGAATTCTTGCAGACGTAAAAAACAACAGGGGCGAGAGGGCGCTTAGAGAATATGAACATGTATTGAGTGCACGCGGCATCCGGTTCAGCCTTTTCGATGATAAAGGAATGATTTTTTATCCATACTCCGGAAATGCGCCAAGATTTCAGCCGACAGACGAGGAATGGGAAAATCTGAAATCCGGTGAACGGATTGTCGTCAAACATGAAATCAAACGGTTTGACCAGGAGGTATCGCTCGTTGCCCTTCCGTATATAGAGAACGGCTCGCTCTCGGGAGGGATTCTGCTTGTGTCTCCAATTAAAGGATCCCGCGCGACAATTAGTGAGATCAACAGGTACCTGCTCTACACAATCCTAATTTCGCTCTCTGTTTCCTTGCTGCTCAGCTGGATTCTATCAAGTCTCCACGTAAAGAGAATTCAGCGGATCCGAAACGCATCGTCTATGATCGCTGAGGGGAAATATGACATCTCCGTGCCAACTTCTACAATCGACGAGATTGGCGAACTGGCCAATGATTTCAACATTATGGCCGGCCAGCTGAAAAAATCAAATGAAGAAATCGAGAGTTTAGAGAACCGCCGGAGAAAATTTATGGCGGATGTCTCACATGAGCTGAGGACGCCGCTCACGACAATCAGCGGTGTGATTGAAGGTTTGAAAAACAACATGATTCAGGAAGAGGAAAAAGAGCGGGGACTGCAGCTTGTGAGTCAGGAGACGAAACGGCTGATAAGGCTCGTCAATGAAAATCTGGATTATGAAAAAATCCGCTCAAACCAGGTGAAGCTTTTTAAAGAAAAGATTAAGCTGATTGAGGTTTTTGAAATCATAAAAGAACATTTGGAGCTGCAGGCAGAAGATAAAAACGTCCGGCTGGATATTGCTGCAGATGAAGATACAGAGATCTATGCCGATTATGACCGGCTCATTCAGATTCTGATCAACATTACGAAAAACAGTATTCAGTTTACAGAGAGCGGGACCGTTTGCCTTATAGGGAAAAAGGGGTATAAGGAAACCATTATTGTGATCGAGGACACAGGAATCGGCATGGATCCTGAGGAAGTGGAATCCATCTGGCAGCGGTTCTACAAAGCGGATATGTCACGCACAGGCCATCAATTTGGTGAGTTCGGCCTTGGCCTCTCCATTGTAAAGCAGCTTGTCCTCATGCATAACGGAGAAATTCAGATCAGCAGCGAAAAGAACCAGGGAACGACTTTCATCCTCAAATTTCCAGAGAAGTAG
- a CDS encoding peptide chain release factor 3, translated as MSIDNEISKRRTFAIISHPDAGKTTLTEKLLYFGKVIREAGTVKGKKTGKFAASDWMEIEKKRGISVTSSVMSFPYHDFHVNILDTPGHEDFSEDTYRTLTAVDSVVMIIDSTKGVEPQTIKLFKVCRMRGIPIFTFINKLDREGKDPLELLSEIEEVLGIESYPMNWPVGMGKRFLGIIDREQHTVVQFKGNEQEEIIPADEVEGSEIGSHPTYLETLDELELLEEAGNQFDTDRVKRGELTPVFFGSALANFGVKSFFDVFLQYAVPPQPRRTNQGFISPETEEFSGYIFKIQANMNPAHRDRIAFLRVCSGRFERGMSVQLSRTNKTLKLNQTQVFMAKDRETVDEAFAGDIIGIYDPNVYQIGDTLTAGKEGYQYDELPQFPPEMFKKVRVKNVMKAKQFRKGIEQLVQEGAIQYFRQDSTDDIILGAVGQLQYEVFEYRMRAEYNVEIEFVPMGDRIPRWIGNDKFEKRFFDSRSLLVRDRNDQYAVLFENEFTFRHFSENHKDIQLIDLLQENDYQSYSATDK; from the coding sequence ATGAGCATAGATAACGAAATTTCAAAGAGACGGACGTTTGCCATCATCTCCCATCCGGATGCCGGTAAAACAACGTTAACAGAAAAACTCCTGTACTTCGGGAAAGTGATTCGCGAAGCAGGAACAGTAAAAGGGAAGAAGACCGGCAAATTTGCCGCTTCCGACTGGATGGAAATTGAGAAAAAACGCGGCATTTCCGTTACATCAAGTGTAATGAGTTTTCCTTACCATGACTTCCACGTTAATATCCTTGATACTCCTGGACACGAAGATTTCAGTGAGGACACCTACCGCACACTGACGGCAGTTGACAGCGTCGTGATGATTATTGACTCCACTAAAGGGGTTGAGCCTCAGACGATCAAGCTGTTTAAAGTCTGCCGCATGAGAGGCATTCCTATTTTCACCTTTATCAACAAACTTGACCGTGAAGGAAAAGATCCGCTTGAGCTTCTGTCTGAAATTGAAGAAGTGCTCGGCATCGAATCCTATCCAATGAACTGGCCGGTTGGAATGGGCAAGCGGTTCCTTGGAATTATTGACCGCGAGCAGCACACAGTCGTTCAGTTTAAAGGAAACGAGCAGGAGGAAATCATTCCTGCAGATGAAGTGGAAGGCAGCGAAATCGGCAGCCATCCGACATACCTTGAAACGCTTGATGAGCTTGAGCTGCTTGAAGAAGCAGGAAACCAGTTCGACACTGACCGTGTGAAGCGCGGAGAACTGACGCCTGTATTCTTCGGAAGCGCACTTGCAAACTTCGGCGTTAAATCGTTCTTTGACGTGTTTCTTCAGTATGCGGTTCCGCCGCAGCCGAGAAGAACAAATCAGGGCTTTATTTCTCCTGAAACTGAAGAATTTTCAGGCTACATCTTTAAAATCCAGGCCAACATGAACCCGGCTCACCGCGACAGAATCGCCTTCCTTCGCGTGTGTTCCGGCCGCTTTGAGCGCGGAATGAGTGTTCAGCTAAGCAGAACGAACAAAACGCTGAAGTTGAATCAGACCCAGGTATTTATGGCCAAAGACAGAGAAACTGTTGATGAAGCGTTCGCGGGCGATATCATTGGTATCTATGACCCGAACGTCTATCAGATCGGGGATACGCTGACAGCCGGTAAGGAAGGCTATCAGTATGATGAGCTTCCGCAGTTCCCGCCTGAAATGTTCAAAAAAGTGCGCGTGAAAAACGTCATGAAAGCAAAGCAGTTCCGCAAAGGAATTGAACAGCTTGTTCAGGAAGGCGCCATTCAGTACTTCCGCCAGGATTCTACCGACGACATTATTCTCGGTGCAGTCGGACAGCTTCAATATGAAGTGTTCGAATACCGCATGAGAGCGGAATATAACGTCGAAATCGAATTCGTGCCGATGGGTGACCGCATTCCAAGATGGATCGGCAACGACAAGTTCGAAAAGCGCTTCTTCGATTCAAGAAGCCTTCTTGTCCGCGACCGCAACGACCAGTATGCCGTTCTGTTTGAAAACGAATTTACCTTCAGGCATTTCAGTGAAAACCATAAAGACATTCAGCTGATCGATCTTCTGCAGGAAAATGACTATCAAAGCTATTCGGCTACAGATAAATAA
- a CDS encoding DUF2198 family protein: MLLKAALALVLPFVILTLFARVTYNHYVAAVLTIALLAAAYTKGYMDSWILIALDAVSVIAGFMYAAKMAKRTRNEKTN, encoded by the coding sequence ATGTTACTGAAAGCAGCTCTGGCTCTCGTCCTGCCGTTTGTCATTCTCACACTGTTTGCCCGTGTGACGTATAATCACTACGTGGCAGCGGTGCTGACAATCGCCCTGCTTGCTGCAGCCTACACAAAAGGCTACATGGATTCCTGGATTCTCATCGCTCTTGATGCGGTGTCGGTAATTGCAGGATTTATGTACGCAGCTAAAATGGCCAAAAGGACGAGAAATGAAAAAACCAATTAG
- the uvrB gene encoding excinuclease ABC subunit UvrB, which translates to MSDRFELVSNYKPEGDQPAAIKQLVQGIKDGKKHQTLLGATGTGKTFTVSNVIQEVNKPTLIIAHNKTLAGQLYSEFKEFFPNNAVEYFVSYYDYYQPEAYVPQTDTFIEKDASINDEIDKLRHSATASLFERKDVIIIASVSCIYGLGSPEEYRDLVVSLRTGMDIERNQLLRKLVDVQYERNDIDFKRGTFRVRGDVVEIFPASRDEQCIRVEFFGDEIDRIREVDALTGEIRGDREHVSIFPASHFVTREEKMRVAIGNIEKELEERLKELHENGKLLEAQRLEQRTRYDLEMMREMGFCSGIENYSRHLTLRPAGSTPYTLLDFFPKDFMIVVDESHVTIPQIRGMFNGDQARKQVLVDHGFRLPSAKDNRPLQFGEFEEHINNILFVSATPGPYELDHTPEMVQQIIRPTGLLDPTIDVRPIQGQIDDLIGEIHARIERNERVLVTTLTKKMSEDLTDYLKDIGIKVNYLHSEIKTLERIEIIRELRLGKFDVLIGINLLREGLDIPEVSLVAILDADKEGFLRSERSLIQTIGRAARNSNGHVIMYADKMTKSMEIAINETKRRRETQKAFNEKHGIEPKTIQKKIAETIRAVIAPEDAEELESALPKLGKLSKKEREKVIQQMESEMKEAAKGLNFERAAELRDLILELKAEG; encoded by the coding sequence TTGAGCGATCGTTTTGAGTTAGTATCAAATTATAAGCCGGAAGGCGATCAGCCAGCGGCGATCAAACAGCTTGTCCAGGGCATAAAAGACGGGAAGAAGCATCAGACTCTTCTTGGGGCAACAGGCACCGGGAAGACGTTTACCGTTTCAAACGTCATTCAGGAAGTGAACAAGCCGACGCTGATTATCGCCCACAATAAAACACTTGCCGGACAGTTGTACAGCGAGTTTAAAGAGTTCTTTCCGAACAATGCAGTCGAATACTTTGTCAGCTACTATGACTATTACCAGCCGGAGGCCTATGTCCCGCAGACGGACACATTCATTGAAAAGGACGCAAGCATCAATGATGAAATTGATAAACTGAGGCACTCCGCTACCGCCTCGTTATTTGAACGGAAAGATGTCATTATTATTGCCAGTGTATCCTGCATATACGGCCTCGGTTCTCCAGAAGAATACCGCGACCTGGTCGTTTCTTTGCGCACGGGCATGGATATTGAACGCAATCAGCTTCTCCGGAAGCTTGTGGATGTACAGTATGAGCGCAATGACATTGATTTTAAGCGCGGAACGTTCAGGGTGCGCGGGGATGTTGTGGAGATTTTCCCTGCTTCAAGAGACGAACAGTGCATCCGGGTTGAATTCTTCGGGGATGAGATTGACCGCATCCGCGAGGTGGATGCGCTGACCGGTGAAATCCGCGGCGACCGCGAGCATGTCTCGATCTTCCCGGCATCCCACTTCGTTACCCGCGAAGAAAAAATGAGAGTCGCGATCGGAAATATTGAAAAAGAGCTTGAAGAGCGGCTGAAAGAGCTTCACGAAAACGGAAAGCTGCTTGAAGCGCAGCGCCTTGAGCAGCGTACGAGATACGACCTTGAAATGATGCGGGAAATGGGCTTTTGCTCAGGCATTGAAAACTACTCAAGGCATCTGACGCTCCGCCCTGCCGGCTCAACGCCTTACACGCTTCTCGACTTCTTCCCGAAGGATTTCATGATTGTTGTCGATGAGTCGCATGTGACGATTCCCCAGATCAGGGGGATGTTCAATGGAGACCAGGCAAGAAAGCAGGTGCTTGTCGATCACGGCTTCCGCCTGCCGTCTGCCAAGGATAACAGGCCTCTTCAGTTCGGCGAGTTTGAAGAGCATATCAATAACATTCTGTTTGTATCTGCTACACCCGGACCTTATGAGCTTGATCATACACCGGAAATGGTGCAGCAGATCATTCGTCCGACGGGGCTTCTTGATCCGACGATAGACGTAAGGCCGATTCAGGGTCAGATTGATGATTTGATCGGAGAGATTCATGCCAGAATTGAACGCAACGAGCGTGTCCTTGTCACGACCCTTACTAAGAAAATGTCAGAGGATCTGACCGATTACCTGAAAGACATCGGCATTAAGGTTAACTACCTGCATTCTGAAATCAAAACGCTCGAGCGGATCGAGATTATCAGGGAGCTGCGCCTCGGGAAGTTTGATGTTCTTATCGGAATCAATCTTCTAAGGGAAGGACTCGACATCCCTGAAGTGTCTCTTGTCGCCATCCTTGATGCGGATAAAGAAGGCTTCCTGAGATCGGAGCGCTCGCTGATTCAGACGATTGGGCGCGCTGCCCGGAACTCAAACGGACACGTTATTATGTATGCCGATAAAATGACGAAATCAATGGAAATTGCCATAAATGAAACAAAACGCAGGCGTGAAACACAGAAGGCATTCAATGAAAAACACGGCATTGAACCGAAGACAATCCAGAAAAAAATTGCCGAGACGATTCGCGCTGTTATTGCCCCGGAAGATGCGGAAGAACTGGAATCAGCTCTTCCAAAACTCGGCAAGCTGTCTAAAAAAGAGCGCGAAAAAGTCATACAGCAAATGGAATCAGAGATGAAAGAAGCGGCCAAGGGGCTCAACTTCGAGCGTGCTGCCGAGCTTCGTGATCTGATACTAGAGCTTAAAGCGGAAGGATGA
- the uvrA gene encoding excinuclease ABC subunit UvrA, with protein sequence MALDKISVKGARAHNLKNIDVTIPRDKLVVLTGLSGSGKSSLAFDTIYAEGQRRYVESLSAYARQFLGQMDKPDVDSIEGLSPAISIDQKTTSRNPRSTVGTVTEIYDYLRLLFARIGRPTCPNHDIEISSQTIEQMVDRILEYPERTKLQVLAPIVSGRKGTHAKVFEDIKKQGYVRVRVDGEMMEVGDEISLEKNKKHTIEVVIDRIVIKEGISARLADSLEAALGLGEGRVVIDVIGEEELLFSEHHACPICGFSIGELEPRMFSFNSPFGACNECDGLGTKLEVDVDLVMPNKDLSLKQHALAPWEPTSSQYYPQLLEAVCNHYGVPMDIPVRDIPAHLLDKVLYGSGSDEIYFRYENDFGQVRENYIQFEGVIRNVERRYKETSSDYIREQMEKYMAQQACPKCKGHRLKKESLAVLVDGNHIGKVTALSVHEAIAFFESLNLTEKEMQIARLILRELEERLGFLNNVGLDYLSLSRAAGTLSGGEAQRIRLATQIGSRLTGVLYILDEPSIGLHQRDNDRLIQTLQSMRDIGNTLIVVEHDEDTMIAADYLIDIGPGAGVHGGQIISEGTPEYVMNDKNSLTGQYLSGKKFIPLPVERRKPDGRYIEIKGASENNLKNVTTKFPLGTFVAVTGVSGSGKSTLVNEILHKSLAQKLNGAKTKPGEHKEIKGIEELDKVIDIDQSPIGRTPRSNPATYTGVFDDIRDVFATTNEAKVRGYKKGRFSFNVKGGRCEACRGDGIIKIEMHFLPDVYVPCEVCHGKRYNRETLEVKYKDKNIADILEMTVEDAVSFFENIPKIKRKLQTIYDVGLGYITLGQPATTLSGGEAQRVKLASELHRRSTGRSLYILDEPTTGLHVDDISRLLKVLQRLVENGDTVLVIEHNLDVIKAADYLIDLGPEGGDHGGQIVASGTPEEVVKVKGSYTGKYLKPILERDRERMKKALKEKEAVAKA encoded by the coding sequence ATGGCACTCGATAAAATTAGTGTGAAAGGTGCGCGCGCTCACAATTTAAAAAACATAGATGTGACGATTCCGCGTGATAAGCTTGTTGTTCTGACAGGCTTATCGGGCTCCGGAAAATCGTCGCTTGCATTTGATACGATTTATGCAGAAGGGCAGCGGAGATATGTTGAGTCTCTCTCTGCCTATGCCCGCCAGTTTCTCGGGCAAATGGATAAACCGGACGTTGATTCGATTGAAGGTCTGTCACCTGCCATTTCAATCGACCAGAAAACAACAAGCCGGAATCCCCGTTCCACAGTAGGGACTGTCACAGAAATTTATGATTATCTGAGACTTCTGTTTGCACGCATTGGAAGACCGACGTGCCCAAACCACGATATTGAAATCTCGTCCCAAACGATCGAGCAGATGGTGGATCGGATTCTTGAATATCCTGAGCGGACAAAGCTACAGGTGCTTGCACCTATTGTTTCTGGAAGAAAAGGAACACATGCGAAGGTGTTTGAAGACATTAAAAAGCAGGGCTACGTGCGTGTCCGGGTCGACGGGGAAATGATGGAAGTCGGCGATGAGATCAGTCTTGAGAAAAACAAAAAGCACACGATTGAAGTTGTAATTGACCGGATTGTGATAAAAGAGGGAATTTCTGCCCGTTTAGCAGATTCTCTTGAAGCTGCCCTCGGCCTCGGGGAAGGCAGAGTTGTTATTGATGTCATCGGTGAAGAAGAGCTTTTGTTCAGCGAACATCACGCCTGTCCGATCTGCGGTTTTTCAATCGGCGAGCTTGAGCCGAGAATGTTTTCATTCAACAGCCCGTTTGGCGCCTGCAATGAATGCGACGGACTTGGCACAAAGCTTGAGGTGGACGTTGATCTTGTTATGCCTAATAAAGACCTGTCTTTAAAACAGCATGCGCTCGCACCGTGGGAGCCGACAAGTTCGCAGTACTACCCGCAGCTGCTTGAAGCAGTGTGCAATCACTACGGTGTTCCGATGGATATTCCTGTCAGGGATATACCGGCACACCTTTTAGATAAAGTTCTTTACGGCAGCGGCAGTGATGAAATCTACTTCCGCTATGAAAATGACTTTGGACAGGTGCGTGAAAACTACATTCAGTTTGAAGGGGTAATCCGGAATGTAGAACGCCGCTACAAAGAGACAAGCTCTGATTACATCCGCGAGCAAATGGAGAAATACATGGCTCAGCAGGCATGCCCTAAATGTAAAGGTCACAGACTTAAAAAAGAAAGTCTTGCAGTACTTGTTGACGGAAATCATATCGGAAAGGTCACAGCTCTTTCGGTTCATGAAGCCATCGCTTTCTTTGAAAGCCTGAATTTAACGGAGAAAGAAATGCAGATTGCAAGACTGATCCTCAGGGAACTTGAGGAGAGGCTTGGATTCCTGAACAATGTAGGACTGGACTATCTATCGCTCAGCCGTGCTGCCGGTACTCTTTCCGGCGGCGAAGCCCAGCGGATCAGGCTTGCCACGCAAATTGGCTCCAGACTTACAGGTGTTCTGTACATTCTGGATGAGCCGTCGATCGGCCTTCATCAACGGGATAATGACAGGCTGATTCAGACACTTCAAAGCATGAGGGATATCGGAAATACGCTCATAGTCGTCGAGCATGATGAAGATACAATGATTGCAGCGGATTACTTGATTGATATAGGACCTGGCGCAGGTGTCCACGGCGGGCAGATCATTTCCGAAGGCACGCCGGAGTACGTCATGAATGACAAGAATTCATTGACGGGACAATATCTGTCGGGTAAAAAATTCATTCCTCTGCCTGTTGAGCGCCGCAAACCTGACGGAAGATATATCGAAATCAAGGGCGCGAGCGAAAACAATCTGAAGAATGTCACAACTAAATTCCCACTTGGAACTTTTGTGGCCGTAACAGGTGTTTCCGGTTCTGGAAAAAGTACACTTGTGAATGAAATTCTCCACAAGTCCCTTGCCCAAAAGTTGAACGGCGCCAAAACGAAGCCCGGTGAGCATAAGGAAATCAAAGGAATAGAAGAGCTGGATAAGGTCATCGACATTGACCAGTCTCCGATCGGCCGCACGCCGAGGTCAAACCCTGCCACTTATACGGGAGTGTTTGACGACATCCGCGATGTGTTTGCGACAACAAATGAAGCAAAAGTGCGCGGCTACAAGAAAGGGCGTTTCAGCTTCAACGTAAAAGGCGGACGCTGCGAAGCGTGCCGCGGTGACGGAATTATCAAGATCGAGATGCATTTCCTTCCTGATGTCTATGTGCCATGCGAAGTCTGCCATGGGAAACGTTATAACCGCGAAACACTTGAAGTGAAGTACAAAGACAAAAATATCGCGGATATTCTTGAAATGACGGTTGAGGATGCTGTATCCTTCTTCGAAAATATCCCGAAAATCAAGCGAAAGCTTCAAACCATTTACGATGTGGGACTTGGCTATATCACACTCGGCCAGCCGGCAACCACCCTGTCCGGAGGAGAAGCGCAGCGCGTGAAGCTTGCTTCTGAGCTTCACCGCCGTTCAACTGGACGCTCTCTTTACATTTTGGATGAGCCGACAACAGGCCTTCATGTAGATGACATCTCACGTCTTCTCAAAGTCCTGCAGCGTCTCGTTGAAAATGGCGATACGGTGCTGGTCATTGAACATAACCTGGATGTCATCAAAGCAGCAGATTATCTCATCGACCTTGGCCCTGAAGGCGGAGATCACGGAGGCCAGATCGTTGCTTCAGGCACACCGGAAGAAGTAGTAAAAGTAAAAGGCTCTTATACGGGCAAATATTTAAAACCGATTCTCGAACGCGACCGCGAACGGATGAAAAAAGCATTAAAAGAAAAAGAAGCCGTTGCGAAAGCATAA